In the Caviibacter abscessus genome, one interval contains:
- the mraZ gene encoding division/cell wall cluster transcriptional repressor MraZ, which produces MFIGEFNCKMDSKGRITFPAKFREQLTDNFVITRGLDNCINLFTLEKWNEQTKQIENMKYTNKNHRAYSRFILSAATELNFDTQGRINIPQSLIEYSKLEKEIIVTGNIDRIEIWSKDVWNKYLEENLENIEELADDI; this is translated from the coding sequence ATGTTTATTGGTGAATTTAATTGTAAAATGGATTCAAAAGGTAGAATAACTTTTCCAGCTAAATTTAGAGAACAATTAACAGATAATTTTGTCATCACAAGAGGACTTGATAACTGTATCAATTTATTTACACTTGAAAAATGGAATGAACAAACTAAACAAATTGAAAATATGAAGTATACAAATAAAAATCATAGAGCATATTCAAGATTTATATTATCAGCTGCAACAGAGTTAAATTTTGATACACAGGGAAGAATAAATATTCCGCAATCATTAATAGAATACTCTAAATTAGAAAAAGAAATCATAGTTACTGGAAATATTGACAGAATTGAAATTTGGTCTAAAGATGTTTGGAACAAATATCTTGAAGAAAATCTAGAAAATATTGAAGAATTAGCAGATGATATTTAA
- a CDS encoding helix-turn-helix domain-containing protein — protein MPKKNERLILLRSQSKLTQQELADKLKVTKSAISMYENGLRQPKFNVLKEICELFKVDMDYLMGYSNIKRSNTYTNISYDKYENVSMIPLYSSISAGYGRLDTDFVDFIPAIVRGDEKTYFAFKVKGDSMFPRIPNNSTIVIKQNVLIENNEIGAFRLNGENFVKQKKIGNGKLILHSLNDNYDDMIVNEYDEFVEYGKVVKVIIDL, from the coding sequence ATGCCTAAGAAAAATGAGCGGTTAATACTATTAAGAAGTCAGTCTAAATTAACTCAACAAGAATTAGCCGATAAACTAAAAGTAACCAAAAGTGCTATATCAATGTATGAAAATGGACTTAGACAGCCTAAATTTAATGTATTAAAAGAAATATGTGAATTATTTAAAGTAGATATGGATTATCTTATGGGATATTCAAATATAAAGCGTTCAAATACATATACTAATATTTCTTATGATAAATATGAAAATGTTAGCATGATTCCTTTATATTCAAGTATAAGTGCAGGATATGGAAGGCTTGATACTGATTTCGTTGATTTTATTCCTGCTATTGTTAGAGGAGATGAAAAAACATATTTTGCATTCAAAGTAAAAGGAGATAGCATGTTTCCAAGAATACCTAATAATTCAACTATAGTTATAAAGCAAAATGTACTTATAGAAAATAATGAAATTGGGGCATTTAGATTAAATGGCGAAAATTTTGTTAAACAGAAAAAAATTGGAAATGGAAAATTAATCCTTCATTCTTTAAATGATAATTATGATGATATGATAGTTAATGAATATGATGAATTTGTTGAATATGGAAAAGTTGTAAAAGTAATAATCGACTTATAA
- a CDS encoding PspC domain-containing protein, whose protein sequence is MPVKKLYRSRKNRIIFGIAGGIGEFLDVDPTIIIILWLLSAFLGAPIIFYILLLFVIPEKPNYWG, encoded by the coding sequence ATGCCAGTTAAAAAATTATATCGTAGTAGAAAAAACAGAATAATTTTTGGAATTGCAGGTGGAATTGGAGAATTTCTTGATGTTGATCCGACTATAATAATAATATTGTGGTTACTATCTGCATTTTTAGGAGCTCCTATTATATTTTACATTTTACTTTTATTTGTAATACCAGAAAAACCAAATTACTGGGGTTAA
- a CDS encoding GNAT family N-acetyltransferase yields MNLIIRKIKEKDKDIYLQLTNEFYNSNAVLHTVPNHYFTDTFNYLMKTDTYASCYILECNNEVSGYCLVSKTYSQEVSGMVLLIEEVYIREKFRGQGIGTKVFEFLKESYSDYKRLRLEVEKKNTEAKKLYEKIDFKILDYLQMVIDN; encoded by the coding sequence ATGAATCTAATAATTAGAAAAATAAAAGAAAAAGATAAAGATATTTATTTGCAATTAACAAATGAATTTTATAATTCAAATGCAGTACTTCATACAGTACCTAACCATTATTTTACAGATACTTTTAACTATTTAATGAAAACTGATACGTATGCTTCTTGTTACATTTTAGAATGTAATAATGAGGTTTCTGGGTACTGTTTAGTATCAAAAACCTATTCACAAGAAGTGTCAGGTATGGTATTATTAATTGAAGAGGTATATATAAGAGAGAAATTTAGAGGTCAAGGTATAGGAACAAAAGTATTTGAATTTTTAAAAGAAAGTTATAGCGACTATAAAAGATTAAGACTAGAAGTAGAGAAGAAAAATACTGAAGCAAAAAAATTATATGAAAAAATTGACTTTAAAATTTTAGATTATTTACAAATGGTAATTGATAATTAG
- the rplQ gene encoding 50S ribosomal protein L17 — protein MNHNKSYRKLGRRTDHRLAMLKNMTISLVTAEKIETTVTRAKELRKFAEKAITLGKKFNATDDTARQIHLRRQAFAFLRNEAAVVKIFKEIAPRYMERNGGYTRIIKTDVRRGDSAEMAIIELV, from the coding sequence ATGAATCATAATAAATCATATAGAAAATTAGGAAGAAGAACGGATCATAGATTAGCGATGTTAAAAAATATGACAATTTCTTTAGTAACAGCTGAAAAAATTGAAACAACAGTAACAAGAGCTAAAGAACTTAGAAAATTTGCAGAAAAAGCTATAACTTTAGGAAAGAAATTCAATGCAACTGATGATACTGCAAGACAAATACATTTAAGAAGACAAGCATTTGCATTCTTAAGAAATGAAGCAGCAGTTGTTAAGATATTCAAAGAAATTGCTCCTAGATATATGGAAAGAAATGGTGGATACACAAGAATCATCAAAACTGATGTAAGGCGTGGAGATTCTGCTGAAATGGCAATAATTGAATTAGTTTAA